The genomic interval TCTGGTCGGCTCCGTCAACGTTCTTGTCCTGCACTCGCTCGCCGCTAACAAGATCTGGGTTTTGGGCGGGAAAATAGTGGGGCAGGACGGTGATGGCCAAAACGAGGTGGTTCTTAACAAGTGTGCTGTCATCGATTGTGTCCGGCCAATTTACTCCCGTCGAGATCGCCATGGGGTTTCTGCTACTTGGTGAGGTGGATGGTGCTAGGGTCTTCCCGCTGAGGTCCCTCATCAAGGGTAGAAGGGTTGTAAAACACAAGGGTTTGGAGACGAGAAGGATGGCTGGAGCTCAAGCCCCAGACTTGCCTGCGGTTTCATTGAAGAAGAGTCTCCCTAACGGGATGACAAATCATGCTATGATCAGCACTTTCTCTACTTCTTCCAGTGCATTTTCTGATGTTCGGGTTGTTTGTTGCAATGGCAATAGGGATGGTGGTATGGATGCGGGCATGGGGAAAATGGATGATGCAGAGGGTGCTTCTCTCTGTAAGTCTTGTCTACAGTAGTACTCTATCTCTTTGGTTTGCTCTTACTATCTATAATGCTCGTTGAAGCTATGCATGTTGGTCATATGGTATTGCATCCATTATCAATAACCTTAGTTAATCGTGACATACATACTCTGTGTTTGAGGCATTGGAAAACTTTGTGCTTTGGAAATTTGAAATCTGTCATTAGGGTATGTTGCTACCCACCTCCATCAATTGATTTACAACTTTCCGTCATCCTGATTTTATTCCTTTCTTGTTCAGCAAAAACTCTGGATCAATGTAGTTTCATCTTTAGTCTGGAAGACATACTAGTTTCAAGGCAATCTTTTTTGTAGGTCGATATCATTACTTGGCTCTGCATGAAGTTTCTTCTACTAATCATTATGTTGACACCATTGTCATGTTGCATAGTTGCTCAAATTGATCTCCTCTGCAATgtgaccatcatcatcatctactCTTGCCAACCATAAACAATTGGTGTCCCTTTTATGATAGTCAAAGTTTAAGTTTAACTTggaagacaaaagaaaaaattggctATGAACTTGACTGCAAAACACCTGTCTTTTCATCAAGCTTTGGCTTGTAGAATGTGGCCTATTAGCATTATTGAGAGGATGTTTTTAATGGCCTTCTGTAATAGATGGCTTCTTGTTTTTGGAATATTTATCTGCTATTAGACTGCTGCATCACATTAATATCATCCAACACCTTTTCTTCTTATACAATTTTACTAATGATGGTTTCGAATAGCCAACATGGAGGATGGGATGATGGGGGCAGGTAATGACCTATGAGGTTGTTTGTCATTGTGAGTGTTGAGGCTGCTGACAGTGTAGAGGAATAACTGTGATTGGCTGGGGAAGGGTTTTGATCACAGCTATTATCTGTACTTGCTTTTCATCCATCATTTTACTGTAGACAGTTTTATATGATTGAATCTTGTTCATTGGTGAACTGGTTATCAAAATGTAATATTAATCACTAGGTATTAGGCTTTTTCCAACTACAGGTTAtgcatttgatttgaatttttctgAGGGtggttgttttttattgttgaaatcAATAATCATTGCTATAGTTCTCAGGGAGGTTCTCAGATAGGCTACTGTTTGTGCACTTAACATCCTTTTCCATCCGATAATCTTGTTCTGCATATTTTCCAGAAAGATTGGCAAATTCCATTTGTTTATAACTGTCAGTGTTCAACTTTGAATTTATACCTTGTGCTCGATCTTGatttctctttgattttttttccaatcttATTTGCAGGTAAATTTCAAACTGCAAAACTGAGGCAGGATTCTGGTGAGTTTGGCTCATTTTTTGTGTGTATCAGGTGCATGAAGGATCACCCTTCTGAAAGTGGCACAGGAGCTCTGACATCCCTGAAAGCAGTTTCCATCCATggtttaaataagaaaaagtttCTGATCTTGGATTCAGAGGGATATTTACATCTCATTGATCTTCATAGCACCATTACATCATTAGAAGCAAATGTTAAATTTACCATGAACCCAAAAAGATACGTGATGTAACGCTGCTTTTGAGCATACCATGAAAGTGCAAATGCTGGCTGTTCCACCTGATCTTTCTACAAGTATGCCCTTTTGAACATATCAAAGGATTCTGTTTAAGTGGCTTATTAGCCTATTTTTATCAATGTTGCAGGAAAGCAAGTTGTCTGGCTATCAGATGGTAGATACTCTGTGCATATGATGTCTGTGGGTGATCTAGAATATCCTATGAGTGTCAACAATGAAGatgaaaacaaggaaaagaCAATGCATATGGCTGGTTGTTACTCATCTAAATCTTTTCCTTTAACAGATCATGTCATGgaagcaaaaaaagaaactgTTTTTTGTAGCCATATTTGGAAGATGACATGGAAACAACAATGACATTAACAACATACTAGTTTAGTTCTTTTATGAAGTTGCTTCTggaatttcatttcatttcattattgTCTAAGTTTTATGGTCGGTTGTTAGTATTACGCCAATGTTCTAAGAGTTTTATCATTGGGCAAGGCAACATTGTGCTAGAAGTGGGCTTTTAGCGAAAGCCAAAGCTAGTTAACATATTGGATAGTGTAACTAACATATTCCTAGTTTTACACATCTTGGAACAACCGATGTAAACTTGCTCAAACTAAAAACTGTTTAAGTGAACAGGAAAGGCGGTAAGTTGTATATTGCAAAAGCATTGCTATTTAGGGTACAAAATTCTAGGAAACAGAAACTAATATGTACCTTCAATTACACAATAACATGTATCAGGTAAAATAATTCATGGAGCTGTTGTATTAATAGTTTTGCCTCTTGATAAAAAATATTGCTGCTTACACCATTATGTCTCCCATTATGAGTGCATGTGCATTGTTAGTTTACCTGATAGTTTCATCTGCTAATGCAAACTAATCCCTCATTCTTTTTTCCAGTAATACAAGCAATATTTACTGGGGAAAAGATTCAGAAAATTGTACCTCTCGCTGCAGATTCCATTCTGATTCTTTGTCAAGGCAAGTTATATGTCTCTCTTTCAAATAATCAGCCCAACTTCCATATCTCTCTTCAAAATTTTCTCCTTTCCTTAAAATGATCTGTGGTTTAGTCACCTTAATAACGTGTTTCAATTTCTTTTCGTTTCTATATGTGTCATCTTGGCtgactatttttattattattttcttttttaattgtagGAAACATCTTTGTATATGCTGTCCTTTGAAGTTGGTGATCATTTCTTATGTGATGGTATGCTAATGCTTACTGCTATCAAATTTTATGAGTATATTTTCAGCTTGTGAGTAGTTTGAACcttaatttatctttatttttgtaagCCAATGTGCTTTATTCGGTGGTTTTGATTTAGACTTCATAGTTGATTTCATGAATTTGTCCAGGTAATAATCATTGTTGTGTTCTCTCattccaaggaaacaatttggctTGGTATGCATTGTTTAGGATGTAGTTCTCAAAAATAGTCGACCAATTACTAGCTGGACATTAGATTCAGGAAATATGGTTGCTGCTCATCCATTAATATCTGACACATGTGGAAAGAACCTGCATATTATCATTAACGTCATATTAGGCAAAACTTTGTTAAGTTGAGCCCTATTTGCTTCTATCAATAAGAAACTGCTATTGGTATAAATACCAACATTGTTCTTCTTTCATCTAATTTCAAAAGTGACATTTTTCCTATATGGTGACATCATGTATTATTTTCTACACAATTAAGAACCTTTGCTCTGTCTCAATTTTTGTTGGCAAATTATTAGGTCCTGCCTGATATTGCAGCAATTGTTACTGTTCTGATGGATGTCTGACAATCATTAAATTAGTCTAGCCTTTAATTTGACATGGCTTTAAATGTCAAGTAATCAAACTAATTTCCCTTTTCTGCTTTCGCTTACAAGCATTTATATAGATCTTGAGTAGGTTAAAACATCATGGAGTTTTTTGGTCCAAAAAAGATAAGCATTTTACATCATAGGCCCGTCACAACATAGTTAGCCCATTGTAAAATCTAACTTTGAAGTTACCTGTGGCCCTTAAAGCTTGTGCCATTATGTTCTTTGGCCACCTTAAACTACacaaatttgtttgtttttggccTTTTTCATCCGATGTGGGTGCACATGGATATGCCATGTGACCATATTCAAAACAGACAAATTTATGCAATTCAAGGCCCTAAACGAGCATCTTCTTTCatattttaacttattttatttttaaaatttgtacttTAGAGGTTATAACAGACAATGTCCCAAATTTTAAGGTCCTTTTTTGGCTTTAATCCAAAATCCTACAACAGTTAGCATTGCATTAAGATCTTCATTTATTAAACCTGCACTCACCACTTACGGATGGAAGCATAAGACCATAACGTAATAATGGAAGTTTAAAAATGCCATGCCACTATCTTGAATGCTTTCGATTGGTTGTAGTTTGATCATGTTATAAGATCTGGTTGAAACTGGCCAGGTTGAACTTGTATTGCTTCTGCTTATTCATTTGTGCCCTTAATTATAACAAATATGATCTATTCTTTCTGGGCTTTGAATTGACTAGATTTGATAAGGTACATGTTGAATTCTGTAATAGATGCCATGCTATGCATTAGCACATCTTCCATATTAAACCTTGGCGCACCACTTATGGATTAAAGCTTAACAGTGTAACGTAATAATTGAAGTTTAAAAGTGCTACAATCTTCAATGCTTGCTATAGATTGTAGTTTGATCAGATTATAAGACCTGGCTCAAATTGGCTGTCTTGTACTTGATTTGCCTCTACTCATTCATCTGTGTCCTTATATTCAACAAATATGATCTATTATGTTGCTGGGTTTTGAACTGACCAGATTTTACAAGTAATAAGCTACATGTTGAAATTTGAAACGTCTCTCCTAAGATCCTCAAATTTTGAGGATTTTGGCTTTGTTTATCTCCTATCacactttatttttttgtttggtttttattttcagtcttccatttttttgaattatcatgttttttcttatctttttgaacaccagaattttattttatctatgcTTTAGTTTCTAAAATTAATTCTTCAATTCTTCCTTatctttctatattttaaatacttagTGTTTGATAGGaagatttttttactttaatttgaatgtaatataatttaaatccTTTTGTTTGaagttgtagatttttttttttttgttaccgtATGCTCAATCACGTGTGTGATTCACCTGTctctgtatgtatatatatatatacaccacaATGTTCACGGTTGCTTTCCATTACCTGAATATTCAGATACCCATAGCATTGTCTCACTAACATTGATCTATTGACAGCATTTATATTTCTTCATTTCCCcgctttattttaatattatttaccCTCCATCTGTTTGATGTGTGAAGGAAAATGTTGTGCTTGGCTGGAACACATACTGTTGGCATCAACATGCCGTCTTTGATTGCATATGTTCAAGCAGGGTGAGTCTGATACAATTTGTTTTATGGTCAACTTTAATTGTGCCATTTTGTACTTGTACCTTATACTGAAGCCGAATGATGGCTGACTTCTGTTCTCTTCAATCTTTTACAGTCTATGCCAACATGAAGAGCATCTTATTCACCTGTGTAGGAAGTTATGAGCAACATATATCTTATATCCAAAAAGGCCCACCAGATGATGAAAGGTATTACTGGTCTTTACCCTTGCTCATGTATACCTAGCTACAGGTGGTTGTTTTGAGAATTTAATTGTCACGTAAAGCCAGGCCTGcctgttttatgtttttcattgtacagttatatttcttttgggGGTAAAAGAAAGCTGACTGACATTTGTAACATCGTCATTTGGTTAGAGCTATTCCAGGTGAAATTCCATTAAGTGAATGCGCCATGATCATTGGCAGGAACTACTTGTTTGCAATTGGCTTGCCTGACTTGAGAAGATGCTGTTTGATCCTCCATGTGGTTATTGTATGATATTGGTTCAAATCTGCACCCAGTCAGATAGTTACATTTGGAGAATCAAATCACTTTCTGGTTGAAGAACTTCGGTATGAGGCGCTTGACTCGTCTTGGTCAGGGAAATGGTGAAAGTCAAGCCAATCATTAAACATGCTTTCCTTGCTCATGTTGTTCTAAACTTTCTTATGTGGAAAACTACCACACTAGCACTCTTCTTCCACCACTTGTACTTTTAATATATGGTATTAATTTTGTCCATgatgactttttctttttttcttttttttaatttttgagttgaAATGTATTACTATAACAGCAGAATTGACTGGTTGTTGGCATTTTTTTAGGATTATTTCCTGCAATTAGCCATCACCAAGGAACAGAAGTTTCCTTTCTGTTGCTTCTGGTGCCGGAGATCTGGTTTTTAGTAAGAGTTTTTGctttaactaattaataatcCATTTTTGTGTAAATGGGAGTAGAGAATATTTAAGAAATTCAAGTGTTAGCCGTGAAATTATATTGAACGCCAATTAAGACGCTTTTTCCTTTGTGCAAACAACAAACTGTATGTACACACATAAAAACCACCTCAGAGACATACCAAATCACTCCGAAATAAATCTAGAAATTGACAGGTGAACCATGAAATCCATGCAGTGCACCATGAAACTCAAGAATTCGGAGTTCCATCAAAATACATTCATGAGGAAGTACTTCACATAATCAAGTACAAATATGtcattattacttcgataatcAATCTTAACCATACATGCGGGGCAACATGTAGCTCAGGAATTCCGAGTATGATCATAAAACATTCATGAGGAAGTACTTCacataatcaagtaaaaatatgtcattattacttcaacaatcAATCTTTTGAGCTCTGCGAAAGAAACAAAGCTGACGCACCACATGCTTCACCGGCAGCGGCGGCAATCATCATCTTGGAAGTAGCaggttttaaaatatataggtTGCTGTCTGCCACTGGAAAATCAATCGTATAAATCACCAAACGATTAGTCTATCATTTCATCTGAAACTCTGTAAAAACTATGGCTAATCTTTCCCCAAATAGTTCTGACAAAAGCATATCATCATCTGTTCATGAGCTCTGATGGTTGTGAGCTGTTAACAAAGGTTGCACTTTTTATTTAATCCTTCAAGAAGAAGAATCCTTATTGCCTCAAGTCCCTCTTTGGAGAGCGAAATCCAACTGCAACCACAAGAGCAAAAGATATACAGAAGGTGCTGGAAAATGCAGACTGTACCAAACATCTAAAGATGAGAAAGGCACCTCTTCCCGTTCCTTTTTGTTGAAGGGTCGAAGAACAAAACTAGCTGGATCCATTTTCCCTGGGGGCCGTCCAATGCCTTTGagaaatttcattaaaaatgttACTTCAGCAATTTGTATCGGTGGAGGTAACAAACTGTCTTATATTCTCACCTATTCTTAGACGTGGAAAATCTCGAGATCCTTTCAAATGGTTGATCACACTCTTCATCCTGTTGAAGAATTCCCAACATGATTGTTCATAAAATCAAATGGCCACAATGTTAGCAATTTGCTACAAGCTCTACAAGTTGCTTagcaacaaaatttttaaaagcatgCGCCAGTGAGACAGGCGCTAAACTTGATTTCAATGATTGTCTAGTTAAGTACATCTAAACAAACTTACTTGCAAAATCTTGATAGGAtggttataaataataaaaataacatattttccttagtattaaatacaaaaaagaacacatatgattcacaagttatttcatttataatattctTGAGTCATATTCAAGTTCATTTGAGAAGATAACGTCTGTTTCTCCACCATTTGAGAAAGACACTACACTATTTGATGTTATCTCACAAGATTTATCAATGATCTTGTTCCAAAAGAGAGTGTGAGTGTGACTGGTTTGACTCTTGATCTAgtattcataaaattaattcTGATATAAAATACTGAACACATTATTAACAAATGtggaaattcaaaaaaatgagatggCTCAAAGACATACCCATTGTGGCCCCCCATGTCCACCCCTTAGGGCAGTAAGCGTAATTTTGCAAAAAGGCAAATCAAGATCATCATACATCTGCAGATAGAAAGCCACCATGCCAGAAATAATAACTACCaact from Dioscorea cayenensis subsp. rotundata cultivar TDr96_F1 chromosome 7, TDr96_F1_v2_PseudoChromosome.rev07_lg8_w22 25.fasta, whole genome shotgun sequence carries:
- the LOC120265139 gene encoding uncharacterized protein LOC120265139 — translated: MAKTRWFLTSVLSSIVSGQFTPVEIAMGFLLLGEVDGARVFPLRSLIKGRRVVKHKGLETRRMAGAQAPDLPAVSLKKSLPNGMTNHAMISTFSTSSSAFSDVRVVCCNGNRDGGMDAGMGKMDDAEGASLCKFQTAKLRQDSGEFGSFFVCIRCMKDHPSESGTGALTSLKAVSIHGLNKKKFLILDSEGYLHLIDLHSTITSLEANVKFTMNPKRYVM